From Nicotiana tabacum cultivar K326 chromosome 22, ASM71507v2, whole genome shotgun sequence, one genomic window encodes:
- the LOC107826057 gene encoding protein FAR1-RELATED SEQUENCE 3 isoform X2, whose translation MDVEVIDVEQGSMQHQGGITDDGDDEPSESGEANVNGRSNAPERDEVVEPQTVYGESCDAMLRVELKGQNKWVVTKYMKEHSHSLVHPNKVHYHTSHRHFAVAKKNGPENNQGVGIVPSGVMYVSVDGNRIPVEINRGAKSTRLAESDQTVKDTVPQSFSPRQCNQRRTLGRDAQNLLDYFKKMQAENPGFYYAIQLDEDNRMANVFWADARSRNAYSHFGDAVILDTMYRVNQCRVPFAPFTGVNHHGQTILFGCALLLDESEATFVWLFKTFLAAMNDRAPVSIITDLDTVIQSAVAQVFPGTRHCINKWHVLRGGQDRMAHVCHMYPNFQVELYNCINLTETVEEFESYWETILEKYDLKKNDWLQSIYNTRRQWVPAYFRDTFFAALSPNQEYECSFFDGYVNQQITLPLFFRQYERALENSFEKEIEADFDTICTTPPLRTPSPMEKQAATLYTKKIFLKFQEELVETFVYTANRIDGDGALSTFRVAKFEDDQKAYIVSLNISELKANCSCQMFECSGILCRHILTVFTVTNVLTLPSHYILKRWTINAKCRAESDEHVQLHGTESMAHKYNSLCREAIRYAEEGAVVQETYNAALAALKEGGKKVALAKRNVANPPSSQVSGVGYDDRRTSASAPEMTPLLWPRQDEMTKRFNLNDTGIPARTIADLNAQRMAPVSLHRDDGHADNTVILPCLKSMTWVMENKTSTPANRVAVINLKLQDYNRTPSRESEVKFQLSRVTLEPMLKSMAYISEQLSTPANRVAVINLKLQDTETTSGESEVKFQVSRDTLAAMLRSMAYIREQLSNTVESQLENPAKKQRK comes from the exons ATGGATGTTGAAGTGATCGATGTCGAACAGGGGAGTATGCAACACCAAGGTGGCATAACTGATGACGGTGATGATGAACCCAGCGAGAGTGGAGAAGCAAATGTTAATGGAAGATCAAATGCACCTGAACGGGATGAGGTTGTTGAGCCACAAACGG TGTACGGTGAATCCTGTGATGCAATGCTTAGAGTGGAGTTAAAAGGCCAAAACAAGTGGGTTGTGACCAAATATATGAAGGAGCATAGTCACTCCCTTGTGCATCCTAATAAGGTGCATTACCACACATCACACAGGCATTTTGCGGTGGCAAAAAAGAATGGGCCTGAGAATAATCAGGGTGTAGGAATTGTTCCTAGTGGTGTAATGTATGTCTCGGTAGATGGTAACCGCATCCCTGTAGAGATTAACCGTGGAGCTAAGAGTACTCGTCTTGCAGAGTCAGATCAAACAGTTAAGGATACTGTACCTCAGAGTTTTTCTCCTAGACAATGCAATCAACGAAGAACATTAGGAAGAGATGCTCAGAATCTTCTTGATTACTTCAAGAAAATGCAGGCTGAGAATCCTGGATTTTACTATGCCATACAGTTGGACGAAGATAATCGCATGGCTAATGTATTTTGGGCTGATGCAAGGTCAAGAAATGCATACAGTCATTTTGGTGATGCCGTTATACTGGACACAATGTACAGAGTTAATCAGTGCAGAGTCCCATTTGCTCCATTCACAGGAGTAAATCATCATGGTCAGACAATTTTGTTTGGTTGTGCACTTCTTCTAGATGAGTCTGAGGCTACATTTGTCTGGCTATTCAAGACCTTCCTTGCTGCCATGAATGACCGTGCCCCTGTCTCCATAATTACTGATCTGGACACTGTTATACAATCTGCAGTTGCTCAAGTTTTTCCTGGAACACGGCATTGTATCAACAAGTGGCATGTATTAAGGGGTGGCCAGGACAGAATGGCTCATGTATGTCACATGTACCCAAATTTTCAGGTTGAACTCTATAATTGTATCAATTTGACAGAGACAGTTGAAGAATTTGAATCATATTGGGAGACAATCCTTGAAAAGTATGATCTGAAGAAGAATGATTGGCTTCAATCCATATATAATACACGTCGGCAGTGGGTACCGGCTTATTTTCGTGATACTTTCTTTGCAGCCCTCTCTCCTAACCAGGAATATGAATGCTCATTTTTCGATGGCTATGTGAATCAACAAATCACACTGCCATTGTTCTTCAGGCAGTATGAAAGAGCTTTGGAGAATTCATTTGAGAAGGAAATAGAAGCCGATTTTGATACAATATGCACTACTCCACCACTAAGGACACCATCTCCTATGGAGAAACAGGCAGCAACTTTATACACGAAGAAAATATTCTTAAAATTTCAAGAAGAGTTGGTGGAGACATTTGTCTACACTGCAAACAGAATTGATGGAGATGGGGCTCTCAGCACATTCAGGGTTGCAAAATTTGAGGATGACCAGAAAGCATACATTGTCTCGCTGAATATATCTGAACTGAAAGCAAATTGTAGTTGCCAGATGTTTGAATGTAGTGGTATCCTTTGTAGACATATTCTTACAGTTTTTACAGTAACTAATGTTCTTACATTGCCATCTCATTACATCTTGAAGCGGTGGACAATAAATGCAAAATGCCGTGCTGAATCAGATGAACATGTACAACTACATGGTACCGAATCAATGGCACATAAATACAACAGTCTCTGCCGGGAAGCCATAAGATACGCTGAAGAAGGGGCTGTAGTTCAAGAAACATATAATGCTGCATTAGCTGCTCTTAAAGAAGGAGGAAAGAAGGTGGCTCTTGCAAAAAGAAATGTTGCTAATCCTCCTAGCTCACAGGTTAGCGGTGTTGGCTATGATGATCGGAGGACGTCTGCCTCTGCTCCGGAAATGACGCCATTATTGTGGCCACGGCAAGATGAAATGACAAAGCGCTTTAATCTTAATGACACTGGTATTCCTGCTAGGACTATTGCTGATTTAAATGCCCAGCGCATGGCCCCGGTGTCTCTTCACCGTGATGATGGTCATGCAGATAACACG GTGATTCTTCCTTGCCTCAAGTCAATGACTTGGGTGATGGAGAATAAAACTTCTACACCTGCGAATAGAGTTGCTGTCATCAACCTGAAG CTGCAAGATTACAATAGGACTCCTTCACGAGAATCAGAGGTTAAGTTTCAGCTATCACGGGTCACACTAGAGCCCATGTTGAAGTCTATGGCTTATATAAGCGAGCAGCTTTCCACCCCGGCTAATAGAGTTGCTGTCATCAATCTGAAG CTTCAAGATACAGAAACAACTTCAGGAGAATCAGAGGTGAAATTTCAGGTTTCAAGAGATACTTTAGCCGCCATGCTGAGGTCAATGGCGTATATCCGTGAGCAGCTATCAAATACA GTTGAGTCCCAACTGGAGAATCCGGCAAAAAAGCAGAGGAAATAG
- the LOC107826057 gene encoding protein FAR1-RELATED SEQUENCE 3 isoform X1, producing MDVEVIDVEQGSMQHQGGITDDGDDEPSESGEANVNGRSNAPERDEVVEPQTGMVFHSEDQAKNFYDEYARHLGFTTHVYQFNRLKTDFLCNGLRTVYGESCDAMLRVELKGQNKWVVTKYMKEHSHSLVHPNKVHYHTSHRHFAVAKKNGPENNQGVGIVPSGVMYVSVDGNRIPVEINRGAKSTRLAESDQTVKDTVPQSFSPRQCNQRRTLGRDAQNLLDYFKKMQAENPGFYYAIQLDEDNRMANVFWADARSRNAYSHFGDAVILDTMYRVNQCRVPFAPFTGVNHHGQTILFGCALLLDESEATFVWLFKTFLAAMNDRAPVSIITDLDTVIQSAVAQVFPGTRHCINKWHVLRGGQDRMAHVCHMYPNFQVELYNCINLTETVEEFESYWETILEKYDLKKNDWLQSIYNTRRQWVPAYFRDTFFAALSPNQEYECSFFDGYVNQQITLPLFFRQYERALENSFEKEIEADFDTICTTPPLRTPSPMEKQAATLYTKKIFLKFQEELVETFVYTANRIDGDGALSTFRVAKFEDDQKAYIVSLNISELKANCSCQMFECSGILCRHILTVFTVTNVLTLPSHYILKRWTINAKCRAESDEHVQLHGTESMAHKYNSLCREAIRYAEEGAVVQETYNAALAALKEGGKKVALAKRNVANPPSSQVSGVGYDDRRTSASAPEMTPLLWPRQDEMTKRFNLNDTGIPARTIADLNAQRMAPVSLHRDDGHADNTVILPCLKSMTWVMENKTSTPANRVAVINLKLQDYNRTPSRESEVKFQLSRVTLEPMLKSMAYISEQLSTPANRVAVINLKLQDTETTSGESEVKFQVSRDTLAAMLRSMAYIREQLSNTVESQLENPAKKQRK from the exons ATGGATGTTGAAGTGATCGATGTCGAACAGGGGAGTATGCAACACCAAGGTGGCATAACTGATGACGGTGATGATGAACCCAGCGAGAGTGGAGAAGCAAATGTTAATGGAAGATCAAATGCACCTGAACGGGATGAGGTTGTTGAGCCACAAACGGGTATGGTATTTCATTCTGAAGATCAGGCTAAGAATTTCTATGATGAATACGCTAGGCATTTGGGTTTTACCACCCATGTCTATCAGTTTAATCGACTGAAGACTGATTTCTTATGTAATGGTTTGAGAACAGTGTACGGTGAATCCTGTGATGCAATGCTTAGAGTGGAGTTAAAAGGCCAAAACAAGTGGGTTGTGACCAAATATATGAAGGAGCATAGTCACTCCCTTGTGCATCCTAATAAGGTGCATTACCACACATCACACAGGCATTTTGCGGTGGCAAAAAAGAATGGGCCTGAGAATAATCAGGGTGTAGGAATTGTTCCTAGTGGTGTAATGTATGTCTCGGTAGATGGTAACCGCATCCCTGTAGAGATTAACCGTGGAGCTAAGAGTACTCGTCTTGCAGAGTCAGATCAAACAGTTAAGGATACTGTACCTCAGAGTTTTTCTCCTAGACAATGCAATCAACGAAGAACATTAGGAAGAGATGCTCAGAATCTTCTTGATTACTTCAAGAAAATGCAGGCTGAGAATCCTGGATTTTACTATGCCATACAGTTGGACGAAGATAATCGCATGGCTAATGTATTTTGGGCTGATGCAAGGTCAAGAAATGCATACAGTCATTTTGGTGATGCCGTTATACTGGACACAATGTACAGAGTTAATCAGTGCAGAGTCCCATTTGCTCCATTCACAGGAGTAAATCATCATGGTCAGACAATTTTGTTTGGTTGTGCACTTCTTCTAGATGAGTCTGAGGCTACATTTGTCTGGCTATTCAAGACCTTCCTTGCTGCCATGAATGACCGTGCCCCTGTCTCCATAATTACTGATCTGGACACTGTTATACAATCTGCAGTTGCTCAAGTTTTTCCTGGAACACGGCATTGTATCAACAAGTGGCATGTATTAAGGGGTGGCCAGGACAGAATGGCTCATGTATGTCACATGTACCCAAATTTTCAGGTTGAACTCTATAATTGTATCAATTTGACAGAGACAGTTGAAGAATTTGAATCATATTGGGAGACAATCCTTGAAAAGTATGATCTGAAGAAGAATGATTGGCTTCAATCCATATATAATACACGTCGGCAGTGGGTACCGGCTTATTTTCGTGATACTTTCTTTGCAGCCCTCTCTCCTAACCAGGAATATGAATGCTCATTTTTCGATGGCTATGTGAATCAACAAATCACACTGCCATTGTTCTTCAGGCAGTATGAAAGAGCTTTGGAGAATTCATTTGAGAAGGAAATAGAAGCCGATTTTGATACAATATGCACTACTCCACCACTAAGGACACCATCTCCTATGGAGAAACAGGCAGCAACTTTATACACGAAGAAAATATTCTTAAAATTTCAAGAAGAGTTGGTGGAGACATTTGTCTACACTGCAAACAGAATTGATGGAGATGGGGCTCTCAGCACATTCAGGGTTGCAAAATTTGAGGATGACCAGAAAGCATACATTGTCTCGCTGAATATATCTGAACTGAAAGCAAATTGTAGTTGCCAGATGTTTGAATGTAGTGGTATCCTTTGTAGACATATTCTTACAGTTTTTACAGTAACTAATGTTCTTACATTGCCATCTCATTACATCTTGAAGCGGTGGACAATAAATGCAAAATGCCGTGCTGAATCAGATGAACATGTACAACTACATGGTACCGAATCAATGGCACATAAATACAACAGTCTCTGCCGGGAAGCCATAAGATACGCTGAAGAAGGGGCTGTAGTTCAAGAAACATATAATGCTGCATTAGCTGCTCTTAAAGAAGGAGGAAAGAAGGTGGCTCTTGCAAAAAGAAATGTTGCTAATCCTCCTAGCTCACAGGTTAGCGGTGTTGGCTATGATGATCGGAGGACGTCTGCCTCTGCTCCGGAAATGACGCCATTATTGTGGCCACGGCAAGATGAAATGACAAAGCGCTTTAATCTTAATGACACTGGTATTCCTGCTAGGACTATTGCTGATTTAAATGCCCAGCGCATGGCCCCGGTGTCTCTTCACCGTGATGATGGTCATGCAGATAACACG GTGATTCTTCCTTGCCTCAAGTCAATGACTTGGGTGATGGAGAATAAAACTTCTACACCTGCGAATAGAGTTGCTGTCATCAACCTGAAG CTGCAAGATTACAATAGGACTCCTTCACGAGAATCAGAGGTTAAGTTTCAGCTATCACGGGTCACACTAGAGCCCATGTTGAAGTCTATGGCTTATATAAGCGAGCAGCTTTCCACCCCGGCTAATAGAGTTGCTGTCATCAATCTGAAG CTTCAAGATACAGAAACAACTTCAGGAGAATCAGAGGTGAAATTTCAGGTTTCAAGAGATACTTTAGCCGCCATGCTGAGGTCAATGGCGTATATCCGTGAGCAGCTATCAAATACA GTTGAGTCCCAACTGGAGAATCCGGCAAAAAAGCAGAGGAAATAG
- the LOC107826059 gene encoding NADH dehydrogenase [ubiquinone] flavoprotein 1, mitochondrial isoform X2, with protein MAPIKGILSLQRTALVLRSSERLGLYGRLFSTQAASTASTPQPTPPPPPPEKTHFGGLKDEDRIFTNLYGLHDPYLKDAMKRGDWYRTKDLVLKGSDWIVNEMKKSGLRGRGGAGFPSGLKWSFMPKTTDGRPSYLVVNADESEPGTCKDREIMRHDPHKLLEGCLIAGVGMRARAAYIYIRGEYVNERKSLEKARKEAYEAGLLGKNACGTGYDFDVYIHFGAGAYICGEETALLESLEGKQGKPRLKPPFPANAGLYGCPTTVTNVETVAVSPTILRRGPEWFASFGRKNNAGTKLFCISGHVNKPCTVEEEMSIPLKELIEKHCGGVRGGWDNLLAVIPGGSSVPLIPKNVCEDVLMDFDALKAVQSGLGTAAVIVMDKSTDIVDAIARLSYFYKHESCGQCTPCREGTGWLWMIMERMKVGNAKLEEIDMLQEVTKQIEGHTICALGDAAAWPVQGLIRHFRPELERRIREHAERELQQAAAA; from the exons ATG GCACCTATAAAGGGCATTCTTTCTCTGCAAAGGACTGCATTAGTACTGCGTTCTAGTGAAAGATTGGGCCTATATGGTAGGTTATTCAGCACCCAGGCTGCATCAACTGCTAGCACCCCCCAACCTACTCCACCACCTCCACCTCCCGAGAAGACTCACTTTGGTGGCCTTAAAGATGAGGATCGTATTTTCACAAATCTCTATGGATTGCATGATCCTTACCTCAAAGATGCCATGAAGCGAGGTGATTGGTACAGAACAAAAGACCTTGTCCTCAAGGGTTCTGACTGGATCGTGAATGAAATGAAGAAATCTGGTCTTCGAGGACGTGGTGGTGCTGGTTTTCCATCTGGTCTCAAATGGTCCTTCATGCCAAAGACAACGGATGGCCGTCCTTCATACCTTGTTGTCAATGCTGATGAAAGTGAACCCGGAACCTGTAAAGACAGGGAAATCATGCGGCACGACCCACACAAATTGTTGGAAGGCTGTCTGATTGCTGGAGTGGGGATGAGGGCTAGAGCTGCTTATATTTATATCAGGGGAGAGTATGTGAATGAAAGGAAGAGCCTTGAGAAGGCTAGGAAAGAAGCCTATGAAGCTGGATTGTTGGGGAAAAATGCTTGTGGAACTGGATATGATTTTGACGTATATATTCATTTTGGTGCCGGTGCCTATATTTGTGGTGAAGAGACAGCTCTTCTGGAGAGCCTTGAGGGGAAACAAGGCAAACCAAGACTGAAGCCTCCATTTCCAGCTAATGCAGGACTTTATGGTTGTCCAACAACTGTTACAAATGTTGAAACAGTTGCTGTTTCACCAACCATCTTAAGGCGTGGGCCAGAGTGGTTTGCTAGTTTTGGCCGGAAGAATAATGCTGGGACAAAGTTGTTTTGCATCTCAGGCCATGTAAACAAGCCCTGCACAGTGGAAGAGGAAATGAGTATTCCCTTGAAGGAGCTGATAGAGAAGCACTGTGGCGGTGTTCGTGGAGGTTGGGACAATTTACTTGCTGTTATACCAGGAGGTTCATCTGTTCCACTGATTCCCAAGAACGTATGTGAGGATGTACTAATGGATTTTGATGCACTCAAAGCTGTGCAGTCAGGGTTGGGGACTGCTGCTGTAATTGTCATGGACAAGTCAACTGATATTGTAGATGCAATTGCAAGGCTCTCGTACTTCTATAAGCACGAGAGCTGTGGTCAATGTACACCATGCAGGGAAGGCACAGGGTGGCTTTGGATGATCATGGAAAGGATGAAGGTTGGTAATGCAAAGTTGGAAGAGATTGACATGCTCCAAGAGGTGACTAAACAGATTGAAGGGCATACCATTTGTGCGTTGGGTGATGCTGCTGCTTGGCCAGTGCAGGGTCTCATTAGGCACTTTAGACCTGAGCTAGAAAGGAGGATCAGGGAGCATGCAGAGAGGGAGCTACAACAGGCTGCTGCTGCTTGA
- the LOC107826059 gene encoding NADH dehydrogenase [ubiquinone] flavoprotein 1, mitochondrial isoform X1, with amino-acid sequence MRVKLLMCVMFFSQAPIKGILSLQRTALVLRSSERLGLYGRLFSTQAASTASTPQPTPPPPPPEKTHFGGLKDEDRIFTNLYGLHDPYLKDAMKRGDWYRTKDLVLKGSDWIVNEMKKSGLRGRGGAGFPSGLKWSFMPKTTDGRPSYLVVNADESEPGTCKDREIMRHDPHKLLEGCLIAGVGMRARAAYIYIRGEYVNERKSLEKARKEAYEAGLLGKNACGTGYDFDVYIHFGAGAYICGEETALLESLEGKQGKPRLKPPFPANAGLYGCPTTVTNVETVAVSPTILRRGPEWFASFGRKNNAGTKLFCISGHVNKPCTVEEEMSIPLKELIEKHCGGVRGGWDNLLAVIPGGSSVPLIPKNVCEDVLMDFDALKAVQSGLGTAAVIVMDKSTDIVDAIARLSYFYKHESCGQCTPCREGTGWLWMIMERMKVGNAKLEEIDMLQEVTKQIEGHTICALGDAAAWPVQGLIRHFRPELERRIREHAERELQQAAAA; translated from the coding sequence ATGAGGGTAAAATTACTGATGTGTGTCATGTTCTTCTCACAGGCACCTATAAAGGGCATTCTTTCTCTGCAAAGGACTGCATTAGTACTGCGTTCTAGTGAAAGATTGGGCCTATATGGTAGGTTATTCAGCACCCAGGCTGCATCAACTGCTAGCACCCCCCAACCTACTCCACCACCTCCACCTCCCGAGAAGACTCACTTTGGTGGCCTTAAAGATGAGGATCGTATTTTCACAAATCTCTATGGATTGCATGATCCTTACCTCAAAGATGCCATGAAGCGAGGTGATTGGTACAGAACAAAAGACCTTGTCCTCAAGGGTTCTGACTGGATCGTGAATGAAATGAAGAAATCTGGTCTTCGAGGACGTGGTGGTGCTGGTTTTCCATCTGGTCTCAAATGGTCCTTCATGCCAAAGACAACGGATGGCCGTCCTTCATACCTTGTTGTCAATGCTGATGAAAGTGAACCCGGAACCTGTAAAGACAGGGAAATCATGCGGCACGACCCACACAAATTGTTGGAAGGCTGTCTGATTGCTGGAGTGGGGATGAGGGCTAGAGCTGCTTATATTTATATCAGGGGAGAGTATGTGAATGAAAGGAAGAGCCTTGAGAAGGCTAGGAAAGAAGCCTATGAAGCTGGATTGTTGGGGAAAAATGCTTGTGGAACTGGATATGATTTTGACGTATATATTCATTTTGGTGCCGGTGCCTATATTTGTGGTGAAGAGACAGCTCTTCTGGAGAGCCTTGAGGGGAAACAAGGCAAACCAAGACTGAAGCCTCCATTTCCAGCTAATGCAGGACTTTATGGTTGTCCAACAACTGTTACAAATGTTGAAACAGTTGCTGTTTCACCAACCATCTTAAGGCGTGGGCCAGAGTGGTTTGCTAGTTTTGGCCGGAAGAATAATGCTGGGACAAAGTTGTTTTGCATCTCAGGCCATGTAAACAAGCCCTGCACAGTGGAAGAGGAAATGAGTATTCCCTTGAAGGAGCTGATAGAGAAGCACTGTGGCGGTGTTCGTGGAGGTTGGGACAATTTACTTGCTGTTATACCAGGAGGTTCATCTGTTCCACTGATTCCCAAGAACGTATGTGAGGATGTACTAATGGATTTTGATGCACTCAAAGCTGTGCAGTCAGGGTTGGGGACTGCTGCTGTAATTGTCATGGACAAGTCAACTGATATTGTAGATGCAATTGCAAGGCTCTCGTACTTCTATAAGCACGAGAGCTGTGGTCAATGTACACCATGCAGGGAAGGCACAGGGTGGCTTTGGATGATCATGGAAAGGATGAAGGTTGGTAATGCAAAGTTGGAAGAGATTGACATGCTCCAAGAGGTGACTAAACAGATTGAAGGGCATACCATTTGTGCGTTGGGTGATGCTGCTGCTTGGCCAGTGCAGGGTCTCATTAGGCACTTTAGACCTGAGCTAGAAAGGAGGATCAGGGAGCATGCAGAGAGGGAGCTACAACAGGCTGCTGCTGCTTGA